In Marinimicrobium koreense, the following are encoded in one genomic region:
- a CDS encoding HNH endonuclease, with amino-acid sequence MTFENWMKLRELSQSSIKKYEGAIKGPMSDWAMAGGLTDGPLTSIYSHARFQSVATALRKLPIYRERNERGHNMYNSALNKYAEYLAEKFDNDVESDIDTILADSDVSDTEKSDLIKSRIGQGVFRQRLLSLWGGCSVTGYKDPVLLVASHIKPWRVATNSERLDRYNGLLLLPTLDKAFDCGLITFGEEGDIMMSPQLEQPELLPLHSNMSVQLRPMHHEYMRFHRERVFLHA; translated from the coding sequence ATGACATTTGAAAACTGGATGAAACTGAGAGAGCTTTCGCAATCTTCCATTAAGAAGTACGAAGGCGCCATAAAGGGGCCTATGTCAGATTGGGCGATGGCAGGCGGACTAACGGACGGGCCCCTAACGTCGATTTACAGTCATGCCCGTTTCCAATCCGTCGCTACAGCCCTGAGGAAACTACCGATATACAGAGAACGGAATGAGCGTGGACACAATATGTACAATAGCGCTCTTAACAAATATGCTGAGTACTTGGCTGAGAAATTCGATAACGACGTCGAATCCGATATCGATACTATTCTTGCGGACTCCGATGTATCGGACACGGAGAAAAGTGACTTGATTAAGAGTCGGATTGGTCAGGGAGTGTTCCGCCAAAGACTTCTGTCGCTTTGGGGTGGTTGTTCAGTCACCGGCTATAAAGACCCTGTTCTGTTAGTTGCATCTCACATAAAACCCTGGCGTGTCGCGACGAACTCCGAGAGGCTTGATCGGTATAACGGGTTGCTATTGCTGCCTACATTAGATAAGGCTTTTGATTGTGGTCTAATAACATTTGGCGAAGAAGGCGACATTATGATGTCGCCTCAGTTGGAGCAGCCCGAGTTGCTGCCCCTTCACTCCAACATGAGTGTACAGCTCAGGCCGATGCACCACGAATATATGCGGTTTCATCGTGAACGGGTGTTTCTTCATGCGTAA
- a CDS encoding PVC-type heme-binding CxxCH protein yields the protein MNKFERQWAAWRSRLGTVILSALLLPTIGCSSDDRDASVASNTEASQDGVINLLFIGHGHREGDGIHMSYRNAPLFNQSLGREKIFMEYVEDLDRLSEEGLADVDAVMLYANYNELSPEREEALLSFVEEGGAFLPVHSASACFGHSDAFVDLVGGRFKSHGAGEFTATIVPGQENHPIMKGFQTFETWDETYVHADHNEENRTVLMQREEEPWTWTREQGEGRVFYTAYGHDERTWGQPEFHDLLIRGILWAVGEEKREANRALVETLPEASYEEAGTIPNYRRIEPAPKFQKAFSVEDSMALTMVPEGFELQLFVSEPDIVNPIAFTWDEQGRLFVLESVDYPNNQAEDGRGNDRISMCVDTDGDGRANGCEVFADELSVPTSITPLNGGFVVSQAPDFLFLKDTDGDGKADVREVLNTGWGTRDTHAGPSNLKYGHDNRLWGAVGYSEAPEDENGESFQNGVYRMNLDGTDIEPIGQFNNNTWGLSFSEDFEVFGSTANNAPVFHVPLWRSYVYGKDEDVVPGLAAQAYDFPNIFPSTYNFLQVDFHGRYTAGSGLSLYTARTFPEKFWNRGAFMGEPTAHLLGQFFIDAQPDSVGYKAKNRGSILSSTDEWLSPVQMDVGPDGHLWVADWYNFIIQHNPIPSKESAGFDAEEGKGNAHVNPLRDRERGRIYRLVAKDAPEYEPLDLSDADTETLVDTLSNDNMFWRMTAQRLLVTEQRTDAIPALRAILTGNPDRDSLGLDVASIHAIWTLHGLGAFTVTDEASDTAVRNALHHPSGATRKNAVQALVESATPADLALASESLDDEEPRARLWAMLALSERAPSDQAGEQLLRLRTELPVDEWSAQAFSLAALNNDTYYWQALNDSDITVQGRFLENFESPERTPEYLLAKRFLAEEADDLTDTLKGWTTLPAGRLGLMSLAVLDLWRERGAEPSDAELAAFQTVVDELDSESQMALKLRSPGLDLNFEQVEEEAYAEYHKKHGFEPSFRQWSSASKGETLYQQHCAGCHGGDAGGDRAQAAPPIAGIENWYAQAQLQKFHAGVRGTHFRDPNGMSMRAALEFLKSESEPIRPIADLSRYLSELERRETVATVEGNASAGEQHYAVCASCHGVQGQGNRELGAPALAVQADWYLLNQLQNYRSGARGSDPRDPLGQQMATFANTLPDEQALKDVVTYIRTLDGEE from the coding sequence ATGAATAAATTCGAACGACAATGGGCTGCGTGGCGGTCCCGGCTGGGAACGGTCATCCTGTCGGCGTTGTTGCTGCCGACCATCGGTTGCTCAAGCGACGATCGCGATGCATCGGTCGCCAGCAATACTGAGGCGTCGCAAGACGGCGTGATCAATCTGCTGTTCATTGGTCATGGCCACCGCGAAGGCGATGGCATTCACATGTCCTACCGCAACGCGCCCCTGTTCAATCAGTCTCTGGGCCGTGAAAAGATCTTTATGGAGTATGTGGAAGATCTGGATCGGTTGAGCGAAGAGGGGCTGGCCGATGTGGATGCGGTCATGTTGTACGCCAACTACAACGAACTGTCCCCCGAGCGGGAAGAGGCACTGCTGAGTTTCGTGGAAGAGGGTGGGGCGTTCCTGCCCGTCCACAGTGCCAGCGCCTGCTTCGGTCACTCCGACGCCTTTGTCGACCTGGTCGGTGGGCGCTTCAAGAGTCATGGAGCCGGTGAGTTCACCGCGACCATCGTACCCGGGCAGGAAAACCATCCGATCATGAAAGGTTTTCAGACCTTTGAAACCTGGGATGAAACCTACGTTCACGCCGATCACAACGAAGAAAACCGTACCGTGCTGATGCAGCGTGAGGAAGAGCCCTGGACCTGGACCCGTGAGCAGGGTGAAGGCCGGGTGTTCTACACCGCCTATGGTCACGACGAGCGCACCTGGGGTCAGCCTGAATTTCACGACCTGCTGATTCGTGGCATCCTCTGGGCTGTGGGCGAGGAAAAGCGTGAAGCCAACCGCGCGCTGGTAGAAACCTTGCCCGAAGCCTCCTATGAAGAAGCGGGTACCATTCCCAACTACCGTCGTATTGAGCCAGCCCCCAAATTCCAGAAAGCGTTCAGCGTGGAAGACTCCATGGCCCTGACCATGGTGCCGGAAGGCTTTGAGCTGCAGTTGTTTGTCAGTGAGCCGGATATCGTCAACCCCATCGCCTTTACCTGGGATGAGCAGGGCCGCCTGTTCGTACTGGAGTCCGTCGACTACCCCAACAATCAGGCGGAAGACGGCCGAGGCAATGATCGTATCAGTATGTGTGTCGATACCGACGGCGACGGCCGGGCCAATGGCTGCGAAGTGTTTGCCGACGAGCTGAGCGTGCCGACCAGCATCACCCCGCTCAACGGCGGTTTTGTGGTATCCCAGGCGCCGGACTTCCTGTTTCTGAAAGACACCGATGGCGATGGCAAGGCCGATGTACGCGAAGTGCTCAACACCGGATGGGGCACCCGGGACACTCACGCCGGGCCATCGAACCTGAAATACGGCCACGACAATCGCCTTTGGGGCGCGGTCGGCTACTCTGAAGCACCGGAAGATGAAAACGGTGAATCCTTCCAGAATGGCGTCTACCGGATGAACCTGGATGGCACCGATATCGAGCCGATCGGCCAGTTCAATAACAACACCTGGGGCCTGTCGTTCAGTGAAGACTTCGAGGTGTTCGGCTCCACCGCCAATAATGCGCCGGTTTTCCACGTGCCTTTGTGGCGCAGCTACGTTTACGGTAAAGATGAAGACGTGGTTCCCGGGCTGGCGGCCCAGGCTTACGACTTTCCCAACATCTTCCCCTCTACCTATAACTTCCTCCAGGTGGACTTTCACGGCCGCTACACCGCCGGTTCCGGGCTGAGCCTCTACACGGCGCGAACCTTCCCGGAAAAATTCTGGAATCGCGGCGCCTTTATGGGCGAGCCCACCGCACATCTGCTCGGTCAGTTTTTTATCGACGCGCAACCCGATAGCGTCGGGTACAAAGCCAAAAACCGTGGCTCGATTCTGAGCAGTACCGATGAGTGGCTCTCGCCGGTGCAGATGGACGTGGGCCCCGACGGCCACTTGTGGGTTGCCGACTGGTACAACTTCATCATCCAGCACAACCCGATTCCGTCCAAAGAATCGGCGGGTTTTGATGCCGAAGAAGGTAAAGGTAATGCCCACGTCAACCCGCTGCGGGACCGGGAGCGGGGCCGGATATACCGGTTGGTGGCCAAAGACGCGCCCGAGTATGAGCCGTTGGATCTGAGCGATGCCGACACTGAAACATTGGTGGATACCCTGTCCAACGACAACATGTTCTGGCGCATGACCGCCCAGCGCCTGTTGGTCACCGAACAGCGCACCGATGCCATACCGGCCTTGCGTGCCATACTGACCGGCAACCCGGATCGTGATTCACTGGGCCTGGATGTGGCTTCGATTCATGCCATCTGGACGTTACATGGCCTGGGCGCGTTTACCGTCACCGACGAGGCGTCGGACACGGCCGTACGTAACGCCTTGCACCATCCTTCCGGCGCCACCCGCAAGAACGCGGTACAGGCATTGGTCGAAAGCGCCACGCCTGCGGATCTGGCGCTGGCGTCCGAGTCTCTTGACGATGAAGAACCGCGCGCACGGCTTTGGGCAATGTTGGCTCTGTCCGAGCGTGCCCCATCGGATCAGGCTGGCGAGCAGTTGTTGCGTTTGCGCACCGAGCTGCCGGTCGATGAGTGGAGCGCTCAGGCGTTCAGTCTCGCGGCGTTGAATAACGACACTTATTACTGGCAGGCGTTGAATGATTCGGACATTACCGTGCAGGGTCGCTTTCTGGAAAACTTTGAAAGCCCCGAACGCACGCCCGAGTACCTGCTGGCCAAACGTTTTCTGGCTGAGGAAGCGGACGATCTGACCGACACTCTGAAGGGCTGGACGACGCTGCCCGCCGGACGCCTCGGGTTGATGAGTCTGGCAGTGCTGGATCTCTGGCGCGAGCGCGGCGCAGAGCCCAGCGATGCCGAGCTGGCCGCTTTTCAAACGGTGGTTGACGAGCTGGACAGCGAATCGCAGATGGCCCTCAAACTGCGATCTCCCGGGTTGGACCTGAACTTCGAGCAAGTCGAAGAAGAGGCCTATGCCGAGTATCACAAAAAACACGGTTTCGAACCGAGCTTCCGGCAGTGGAGTAGCGCCTCCAAAGGGGAGACGCTTTACCAGCAGCACTGCGCAGGCTGCCATGGTGGCGACGCCGGCGGCGATCGCGCTCAGGCGGCACCCCCCATCGCGGGCATCGAGAACTGGTATGCACAGGCCCAGTTGCAGAAATTCCACGCCGGTGTGCGCGGCACCCACTTCCGGGACCCGAATGGTATGTCGATGCGTGCGGCGCTCGAGTTTCTGAAAAGCGAGTCAGAGCCCATTCGTCCGATCGCCGACCTGTCGCGCTACCTGAGCGAGCTGGAAAGACGGGAAACCGTTGCCACCGTCGAAGGCAACGCGAGCGCCGGTGAGCAGCATTACGCCGTCTGTGCCTCATGCCACGGTGTCCAAGGTCAGGGCAATCGCGAACTCGGCGCCCCAGCGCTCGCCGTTCAGGCGGACTGGTACCTGCTGAACCAATTGCAGAACTACCGCTCCGGCGCCCGCGGCAGCGACCCCCGCGACCCGCTCGGCCAGCAAATGGCCACCTTCGCCAACACCCTGCCGGATGAGCAGGCCTTAAAGGATGTCGTCACCTACATCCGAACCCTGGATGGCGAAGAGTAG
- the uvrA gene encoding excinuclease ABC subunit UvrA, translated as MASNKGYTARALREYDESLTQGVALPAPAKKRKRKTDQVISVHHAREHNLKNIDVTIPRDKLTVISGVSGSGKSTLAFDLIFGEGQRRYLESLNAYARQFVQPASRPDVDAIYGIPPAVAIEQRTSRGGRKSTLATLTEIYHYLRLLYVKLGTQHCPKCEVPIEPQTPAAILARVQKDYRNREVTLLAPMVVARKGIYRELAEWAAARGYTRLRVDGEYQPTDNWPKLDRYREHNIELPLTDVTVSAKNERALMDGLEQALDLGNGIVIVAPVDKRTGKQAAGERLFSTQRACPSCGDGFDELDPRLFSYNSKHGWCQRCYGTGQIIKGFDEEQTGEERTWLPDEEQGTEKICPGCNGQRLNATALAVRFRDRSIAELASLPVDAAEQWFKTLKLKTNEQAIARDLLAEMHSRLQFLQKVGLDYLSLDRAAPTLSGGEAQRIRLAAQLGSSLQGVCYVLDEPTIGLHTRDNRKLIETLRELQQQGNTVVVVEHDEDTIREADHLIDMGPRAGINGGEVVAHGSLKQVMGNKRSLTGQMLSEPLRHPMPDLRNAEMRKLWDKESLHIEGATQNNLRNVNVSIPLRQLITITGVSGSGKSTLIRGVLYPNLKQAIANKRKKKQTWTGASQITGWESVDRILEVDQTPIGKTPRSCPATYIGIWDTIRKLFAGTVDARLRGYTPARFSFNAGDGRCSACGGQGEQKIEMNFLPDVRVPCDVCHGWRFNDETLSVTYKGKHIGDVLAMNIDEAVEFFAPISKVHHALRLLQDVGLGYLTLGQQSPTLSGGEAQRIKLVAELSKANMTPEDNKGRRSAHNLYVLDEPTVGLHMADVDKLLHVLHRLVDAGNSVLVIEHNLDVIAEADWVIDMGPEGGSGGGKVIAQGKPGSLLKRKRSYTGQYLKEVLE; from the coding sequence ATGGCCAGCAACAAAGGTTATACCGCCCGGGCATTGCGCGAGTACGACGAGTCACTGACGCAAGGCGTCGCTCTGCCCGCGCCCGCGAAAAAGCGCAAACGCAAAACCGATCAGGTCATCAGCGTGCACCATGCGCGCGAACACAACCTGAAGAATATCGATGTCACCATTCCGCGCGATAAACTCACGGTCATCTCCGGCGTCAGCGGCAGTGGTAAAAGCACCCTGGCGTTCGATCTGATTTTTGGCGAAGGTCAGCGTCGCTATCTGGAATCCCTGAACGCCTACGCCCGGCAGTTTGTGCAGCCCGCCTCGCGCCCGGATGTGGATGCCATCTACGGCATCCCCCCGGCGGTGGCCATTGAGCAACGCACCAGTCGCGGCGGCCGCAAAAGCACATTGGCGACCCTGACCGAAATCTACCACTACCTACGCCTGCTCTACGTCAAGCTCGGCACCCAGCACTGCCCGAAATGTGAGGTGCCCATCGAGCCGCAAACGCCCGCCGCCATTCTGGCGCGGGTGCAGAAAGATTACCGCAACCGGGAGGTCACGTTGCTCGCGCCCATGGTGGTCGCGCGCAAGGGCATCTACCGCGAACTGGCCGAGTGGGCCGCCGCCCGCGGCTACACCAGGCTGCGCGTGGACGGCGAATACCAACCCACCGACAACTGGCCCAAGCTCGACCGCTACCGCGAACACAACATCGAGCTGCCGCTGACCGACGTGACCGTTTCCGCCAAGAACGAACGGGCCTTGATGGATGGTCTGGAACAGGCATTGGATCTTGGGAACGGCATTGTGATTGTGGCGCCCGTCGATAAACGTACTGGCAAGCAAGCCGCCGGCGAACGCCTGTTCTCCACCCAGCGCGCCTGCCCGAGCTGCGGCGACGGTTTCGACGAGCTGGACCCGCGCCTCTTCTCCTACAACTCCAAACACGGCTGGTGCCAGCGTTGCTACGGCACCGGCCAGATCATCAAGGGCTTTGACGAAGAACAGACCGGCGAGGAGCGCACCTGGCTTCCGGACGAAGAACAGGGCACGGAAAAAATCTGCCCGGGCTGCAACGGCCAACGCCTCAACGCCACCGCCCTGGCCGTACGCTTCCGGGACCGCTCCATTGCCGAGCTGGCATCGCTACCCGTGGACGCTGCCGAGCAGTGGTTCAAAACCCTCAAACTGAAAACCAACGAGCAGGCCATCGCCCGAGACCTGCTGGCGGAAATGCACAGCCGCCTGCAGTTCCTGCAGAAAGTCGGGCTCGACTACCTGAGCCTGGACCGCGCCGCGCCCACCCTGAGCGGCGGCGAAGCCCAGCGCATCCGCCTGGCCGCTCAACTGGGTTCCAGCCTCCAGGGCGTGTGCTACGTGCTGGACGAGCCCACCATCGGCCTGCACACCCGGGACAACCGCAAACTGATCGAGACCCTGCGCGAGCTGCAACAACAGGGCAACACCGTGGTGGTGGTCGAACACGACGAAGACACCATCCGCGAAGCCGACCACCTGATCGACATGGGCCCGCGCGCAGGCATCAACGGCGGTGAAGTGGTGGCCCACGGCAGCCTGAAACAGGTGATGGGCAACAAGCGCTCGCTCACCGGACAGATGCTCTCCGAGCCGCTGCGCCACCCCATGCCCGATCTGCGCAACGCTGAGATGCGCAAACTCTGGGACAAAGAGAGCCTGCACATCGAAGGCGCCACGCAAAACAACCTGCGCAACGTCAACGTCAGCATCCCCCTGCGCCAACTGATCACCATCACCGGCGTGAGCGGCAGCGGCAAAAGCACCCTGATACGCGGCGTGCTCTATCCGAACCTCAAACAGGCCATCGCCAACAAACGCAAGAAGAAACAGACCTGGACCGGCGCCAGCCAGATTACCGGCTGGGAAAGTGTCGACCGCATTCTGGAAGTGGACCAGACCCCCATCGGCAAAACCCCGCGCTCCTGCCCCGCCACCTACATCGGCATCTGGGACACCATCCGCAAACTCTTTGCCGGCACCGTGGACGCCCGCCTGCGCGGCTACACCCCCGCACGCTTTTCGTTCAATGCGGGCGACGGACGCTGCAGCGCCTGCGGCGGCCAGGGCGAACAGAAGATAGAGATGAACTTCCTCCCCGACGTGCGCGTGCCCTGCGACGTGTGCCACGGCTGGCGTTTCAACGACGAAACCCTGAGCGTCACCTACAAGGGCAAACACATCGGCGACGTCCTCGCCATGAACATCGACGAGGCGGTCGAGTTCTTCGCCCCCATCAGCAAAGTCCACCACGCCCTGCGCCTGCTGCAGGACGTGGGCCTGGGCTACCTGACCCTGGGCCAACAAAGCCCCACCCTGAGCGGCGGCGAAGCCCAACGCATCAAACTGGTGGCCGAACTCAGCAAAGCCAACATGACCCCGGAAGACAACAAAGGCAGAAGGTCTGCCCACAACCTCTACGTCCTCGACGAACCCACCGTCGGCCTGCATATGGCTGATGTGGATAAACTCCTGCACGTACTGCACCGGCTGGTGGATGCGGGCAACTCCGTGCTGGTGATTGAGCACAATCTGGATGTGATCGCCGAGGCGGACTGGGTGATTGATATGGGGCCTGAGGGTGGTTCCGGGGGAGGCAAGGTGATAGCGCAGGGCAAGCCAGGATCCCTGCTGAAGCGAAAGCGGTCTTATACTGGTCAGTATTTAAAGGAGGTACTTGAGTAA
- a CDS encoding pirin-like C-terminal cupin domain-containing protein has product MFRKALRGTVQVNGADIARDAELVVLETEGTDIRLDANNEAIVLLLSGEPIEEPIVGYGPFVMNTEEEIRQAMQDFQRGDFGQIAD; this is encoded by the coding sequence ATGTTCCGGAAGGCTCTGCGCGGCACGGTGCAGGTCAATGGTGCCGACATTGCGCGGGACGCCGAGCTGGTGGTTCTGGAAACGGAAGGCACGGACATTCGTCTGGACGCCAACAATGAGGCGATCGTGCTGCTTTTGAGTGGCGAGCCCATTGAGGAGCCCATCGTCGGCTATGGCCCCTTTGTGATGAACACGGAGGAGGAAATCCGGCAGGCCATGCAGGACTTTCAACGCGGGGACTTCGGCCAGATCGCCGACTGA
- a CDS encoding DsbA family oxidoreductase, giving the protein MKHLHIDIVSDVACPWCAIGYARLDKAKRALAGEIEFTEQWRAFELNPDDDAQPEPILPALARKYGRPEAEMQAAQAEMMGIAKSLGLNFEKMQERYTCNTFDAHRLLKWAAPQDKATFLKKALFEAYFGRAEDVSKPGVLIGCAKAAGLDADEAQRILESDEFGQAVMEEERSYQNAGVTAVPAFVVNQRYLISGAQEADTLVEAFRTMAQEMDSNPQ; this is encoded by the coding sequence ATGAAGCACCTACATATCGATATCGTGTCCGACGTTGCCTGCCCCTGGTGTGCCATTGGCTATGCCCGGCTGGACAAGGCGAAGCGGGCGCTGGCCGGGGAAATCGAGTTTACCGAGCAGTGGCGCGCGTTTGAGCTGAATCCGGACGATGACGCCCAGCCAGAGCCGATACTGCCGGCACTGGCGCGCAAGTACGGCCGACCCGAGGCGGAGATGCAGGCGGCCCAAGCGGAGATGATGGGTATTGCCAAGTCGTTGGGGCTCAACTTTGAGAAAATGCAGGAACGCTATACCTGCAATACCTTTGATGCGCACCGGCTGCTCAAGTGGGCGGCGCCCCAGGACAAAGCCACGTTTTTGAAAAAAGCCCTGTTTGAGGCCTATTTCGGCCGTGCCGAGGATGTTTCAAAACCCGGCGTATTGATCGGTTGCGCCAAGGCCGCCGGGCTGGATGCGGACGAGGCGCAACGAATCCTGGAGAGCGACGAGTTTGGGCAGGCGGTGATGGAAGAAGAGCGCAGTTACCAGAACGCCGGGGTGACGGCGGTGCCGGCGTTTGTGGTCAACCAGCGTTATCTGATTTCCGGGGCGCAGGAAGCCGACACCCTGGTAGAAGCCTTTCGGACCATGGCGCAAGAAATGGACAGCAACCCCCAGTAG
- a CDS encoding LysR family transcriptional regulator, translating to MQDLNDLYYFVQVVEHGGFAPAGRALGLAKSKLSRRIAQLEERLNARLIHRSTRHFSVTDVGLRYYEHCKAMLVEAQAAQEVIDSAQAEPRGVVRMTCPVGLLNFHVGEMLAKFMAQCPQVSVHLEATNRRVDVIGEGIDLALRVRPLPLEDSDLVLKTLSDRGQCLVASPDLVYRYGVPAAPEDLANWPTLYRGTPEEAAIWSLENAEGTTVQVRHQPRYLTTDMLALKSAALKGVGVVQLPVLMLTEELAQGSLVSVLPGWRPAREVIHIVFPSRRGVLPAVRALIDFIAEQYAAIEED from the coding sequence ATGCAGGACCTCAACGATCTGTATTACTTCGTGCAGGTGGTAGAACACGGCGGTTTCGCCCCGGCCGGGCGCGCTCTTGGCCTGGCCAAGTCAAAGCTGAGTCGTCGAATCGCTCAGTTGGAAGAGCGACTCAATGCCCGTCTGATTCACCGCTCGACCCGCCATTTTTCGGTCACCGATGTCGGGCTGCGCTACTACGAACATTGCAAAGCGATGTTGGTGGAAGCGCAAGCGGCTCAGGAAGTGATCGACAGCGCGCAGGCCGAGCCCCGCGGGGTGGTGCGTATGACTTGTCCCGTTGGGCTTCTGAACTTTCATGTGGGGGAGATGCTGGCCAAATTCATGGCGCAGTGCCCTCAAGTATCGGTTCACCTTGAGGCAACCAATCGACGGGTGGATGTCATCGGGGAAGGGATTGACCTGGCCTTGCGGGTGCGTCCTCTGCCGTTGGAAGACAGCGACCTGGTGCTCAAAACCCTGTCAGACCGGGGGCAGTGCCTGGTGGCCAGTCCGGACCTTGTTTACCGGTACGGAGTACCGGCCGCCCCCGAGGATCTGGCCAACTGGCCCACCCTGTACCGTGGTACGCCTGAAGAGGCAGCCATCTGGAGTCTGGAAAATGCTGAGGGAACCACGGTTCAGGTACGTCATCAGCCGCGTTACCTCACCACTGATATGCTGGCCCTGAAGTCCGCAGCGCTGAAGGGCGTGGGGGTAGTGCAGCTACCCGTCCTCATGCTCACTGAAGAACTGGCGCAGGGCTCGTTGGTGTCGGTATTGCCAGGCTGGCGACCGGCCCGGGAAGTGATTCACATTGTGTTTCCCTCGCGCCGCGGCGTACTACCGGCGGTCCGGGCACTGATCGATTTCATCGCCGAACAATACGCCGCCATTGAAGAAGATTGA
- the ycaC gene encoding isochorismate family cysteine hydrolase YcaC, with protein sequence MTKPYVRLNKDDAAVLLVDHQTGLLSLVRDIQPDTFKNNVLALADLAQYFNLPTILTTSFENGPNGPLVPELKEIFPEAPFIARPGQINAWDNEEFLEAVKATGKKQLIIAGVVTEVCVAFPVLSALAEGYEVFVITDASGTFNPITRDAAWDRMSSAGAQLMTWFGAACELHRDWRNDVEGLGALFSSHIPDYRNLINSYSTLVSK encoded by the coding sequence ATGACCAAACCCTATGTACGCCTGAACAAAGACGATGCCGCCGTGCTGCTGGTGGATCACCAGACGGGCCTGTTGTCGCTAGTCCGGGACATTCAACCGGACACCTTCAAAAACAACGTGCTGGCCCTGGCGGATCTGGCACAGTATTTCAACTTGCCGACAATTCTGACCACCAGTTTTGAGAACGGCCCCAACGGCCCACTGGTGCCCGAGCTGAAGGAAATTTTCCCTGAGGCACCGTTTATCGCCCGCCCCGGTCAGATCAACGCCTGGGATAACGAGGAGTTTCTTGAGGCGGTCAAGGCGACCGGAAAAAAACAGCTGATCATTGCAGGCGTGGTGACCGAAGTCTGCGTGGCCTTCCCGGTACTGTCCGCCCTGGCCGAAGGCTATGAAGTGTTTGTGATTACCGATGCCTCCGGCACCTTTAATCCGATCACCCGCGATGCGGCCTGGGATCGCATGTCGTCCGCCGGCGCACAGTTGATGACGTGGTTTGGCGCGGCCTGTGAGTTGCACCGGGATTGGCGCAACGATGTGGAGGGGTTGGGGGCTTTGTTCTCCAGCCATATTCCGGATTATCGGAATCTGATCAACAGTTACAGTACGTTGGTCAGTAAGTAG
- a CDS encoding DUF1244 domain-containing protein — translation MDTQTQTELEAAAFRRLLKHLDERKDVQNIDLMELAGFCRNCLSKWYMEAAQERGLDVDKDTAREMVYGMPYEEWKARYQKPR, via the coding sequence ATGGATACTCAAACCCAAACCGAACTCGAAGCGGCGGCCTTTCGGCGCCTGCTCAAACATCTGGATGAGCGCAAGGACGTCCAGAACATCGATCTCATGGAGCTGGCCGGCTTCTGCCGCAACTGCCTGAGCAAGTGGTATATGGAGGCGGCTCAGGAGCGCGGACTGGACGTGGACAAGGACACGGCGCGGGAAATGGTCTACGGCATGCCCTATGAGGAGTGGAAGGCCCGCTATCAGAAACCCCGCTGA
- a CDS encoding pirin family protein gives MKKVIERITSGPGHWVGDGFPVRSLFSYSSHPKTLSPFLLLDYAGPRGFSPTNKPRGVGQHPHRGFETVTIVYGGEVAHRDSVGNGGVIGPGDVQWMTAGAGILHEEFHSPEFTESGGELEMVQLWVNLPAKDKMAKPGYQSITASQIPSVALPDQAGYVRVIAGDHNGTAGPAQTFSTMNVWDVRLNAGASASLNVPEGSARHGAGQWCRHCAGRRAGGSGNGRHGHSSGRQQ, from the coding sequence ATGAAAAAGGTTATCGAACGGATCACTTCAGGCCCGGGCCACTGGGTGGGCGACGGTTTCCCCGTGCGCTCGCTATTCAGCTACAGCAGTCACCCGAAGACGTTGAGCCCGTTTCTCTTGCTGGATTACGCAGGGCCACGGGGATTCTCTCCCACCAACAAGCCGCGCGGTGTCGGTCAGCACCCGCACCGTGGCTTTGAGACGGTCACCATCGTGTATGGGGGCGAAGTCGCTCACCGGGACAGCGTCGGCAATGGGGGCGTCATTGGCCCGGGTGATGTGCAGTGGATGACGGCAGGGGCCGGCATTCTGCACGAGGAGTTCCACAGCCCTGAGTTCACAGAATCAGGGGGAGAGCTGGAGATGGTGCAGTTGTGGGTCAACCTGCCGGCGAAGGACAAAATGGCCAAGCCGGGCTACCAGAGCATTACCGCCTCGCAGATCCCGAGTGTAGCACTGCCCGACCAGGCCGGTTATGTGCGAGTCATCGCCGGTGACCACAACGGGACGGCCGGACCGGCGCAGACCTTCTCTACCATGAATGTCTGGGATGTCCGCCTGAACGCGGGGGCGAGCGCTTCGCTGAATGTTCCGGAAGGCTCTGCGCGGCACGGTGCAGGTCAATGGTGCCGACATTGCGCGGGACGCCGAGCTGGTGGTTCTGGAAACGGAAGGCACGGACATTCGTCTGGACGCCAACAATGA